Below is a window of Pseudomonadota bacterium DNA.
CATCAGCCGGGCCCGCTGGCCATCGCGGCCACCATGGTCATTCTCCTCATTCTCGGAAGAGCCGCGGTGGGCGGCGTTCGCTGGCTTGCTCGCGAGTCAGACGTGCGGTTTCCCAGCGATCGCGGACGCGTGCCCCTGCAGGCCAGGGTGGGCAAGCTGGTTCCCTGGATCGGATTTGGCACGGCCCTGCCGGCTTCGGTGCTGGTGACGCTGCTGATGCTGGTGGGCTGGCGTCCGCCGATGATGATGGGTCGCATGCTCGTGCTGCTGCTCCTCTCGTTCGTCCCCACCCTGGTGCTGTGCCTGATGCTCGCACCCTATGCGCGTGCCCAGGCGGCAAGCGACTGGTGCGGAGAGCGCGATCGAGGCGTGTTTCCCCTGTTCATCGGGCTCTCGCTCTACGCCCTCGGCGGCTTCATCCTGGTGGTTCACAGCCCGCTCCAGCTGGGGTTCTGGCGCTTTATCGGGCTTCTGCTGCGTCTCGTGGGGGGTTCGGTGATGCCCGTGCACCTTCCTCAGCACATCATCGCTGTCTCGGTAGCCTGTGCTGTTCTGCGCGGGTGGTTCTGCGGCACCGCCTGCATGCTGCCGCCAGGGGCCGGAGGCGAAGGCTGCGGCTCAGCGGGCGGAGACTCGAGCGCCACGGAATGAGACTGGCGCCCCTCTGCAGGGGCGCCAGCGCGCACGGGTCAGACCGTAGATTCGCGGTTTGTTCGCGGGTGCCTCGGCTGTCAGGTGTTGCGCACGAGGTTGCGCAGCACGTAGTGCAAGATGCCGCCGTGGCGGTAGTAGTCGACCTCGTTGAGGGTGTCAACCCGGGCGACGGTGGTGAACGCCTTCGTCGAACCATCGGCACTCGTGGCCTTCACCGTGATCTTCTTGCCCGGCGTGAGCCCCTCGGCGATGCCGCCGATGTCGAAGCGCTCGGCGCCCGTGAGACCGAGGGTTGAGGCGTCCTTGCCTTCCTCGAACTGCAGGGGCAGGATGCCCATGCCGATGAGGTTGCTGCGATGGATGCGCTCGAAGCTCTTCGCGATGACCACCTTCACGCCCAGAAGACGGGGCCCCTTGGCGGCCCAGTCGCGTGAAGATCCGGTGCCGTACTCGCTGCCCGCCAGCACCACCAGGGGGACATTCTCTGCCGCGTACTTCACCGAGGCATCATAGATGAACATCTGCTCGCCATCTGGCTGGTGAAGGGTGATCGGTCCCTCGGTGCCTGGCGCCATGAGGTTGCGCAGACGAATGTTGGCGAAGGTGCCTCGCATCATCACCTCATGGTTGCCGCGGCGGGCGCCGTAGGAGTTGAAGTCTTTCGGGGACACACCGTGGTCGGTGAGGTACTTCGCGGCCGGGCTGTTCTTGGCGATGTTGCCGGCGGGTGAGATGTGGTCGGTGGTGACGCTGTCGCCGAGAACCGCCAGACAGCGCGCGCCGAGCACGTCGCTGAGGGGTGCCGGCTCCGGCGGCATGTCGTCGAAGAAGGGGGCCGGACGCACGTAGGTCGAGTCGGCATCCCACGAGAAGCGGTTGCCCTCTGGGGTGCGGATCTTCTGCCACAGCGCTTCGCCGGCGAACACATCGGCATAGGTCTTCGAGAACATGCCAGGCTGCAGCGAGCGCAGCGCTTCGGTGATCTCTTCGTTCGTGGGCCAGATCTCCGAGAGCATCACGGGCTTTCCATCGGCCCCGATCCCCAGCGGGTCGGTCTCGAGGTTCAGCTCCATGGTGCCCGCCAGGGCGTAGGCCACCACAAGCGGAGGCGAGGCGAGGTAGTTGGCCTTCACATGGGGGTTGACGCGCCCCTCGAAGTTGCGGTTGCCGCTCAGCACCGAGCACACCACCAGCTTGTGATCGTCAACGGCTTTGGCCACTGCCTCGGGCAGCGGTCCTGAGTTGCCGATGCACGTCATGCAGCCGTAGCCCGCGAGATGGAAGCGCAGCGCCTCGAGCGGCTCGAGCAGGCCAGCCGCCTCGAGGTACTCGGTCACCACCTTCGAGCCGGGCGAGAGCGTGGGCTTCACCCAGGGCTTTGATGTCAGACCGCGGGCCACGGCTTTCTTCGCGAGCAGGCCGGCGGCGATCATCACCGACGGGTTCGAGGTGTTGGTGCAGCTCGTGATGGCGGTGATGACCACGGCCCCATGTCCGATCTCGGCCGTTCTGCCGTCGACCGTGACAGGGGCGTTGGGCCCCAGGGCCTCCGCCATGGGGGCGGTCGATGCTCCGCCTGCCGCCCAGCGTGCGATGGCATCGCTGTCGGCGCCGCTCTTCCCCGGCAGGTCGACCAGTCCGGACAGCGCCTCGCGGAACGATTGGCGGGCGTTGCCCAGGGTCACCCGATCTTGCGGTCGCTTGGGGCCAGCCAGCGACACCTCGACGGTTGACAGGTCGAGCTCGAGGGTGTCTGAGAACACGGGCTCGGGGCTGTCTGCGGTATGGAACAGACCCTGGGCCTTGTAGTAGTCTTCGACCAGCTTCACGTGCTCTTCGCGTCGTCCGGTGAACCGCAGGAAGGCCAGGGTCTCGTCGTCGACGGGGAAGAAGCCGATGGTGGCGCCGTACTCGGGTGCCATGTTCGCGATGGTGGCGCGGTCGGCCACCGAGAGACCGCTGATGCCGTCGCCGTGGAACTCGACGAACTTGCCCACCACGCCCTTCTTGCGCAGCATCTGGGTGACGGTGAGAACGAGATCGGTGGCGGTGGCGCCGGGCTTGAGCCGGCCCGTGAGCTTGAAGCCCACGACCTGGGGGATGACCATGGTGATGGGCTGGCCGAGCATGACGGCCTCGGCCTCGATGCCGCCCACGCCCCAGCCCACGACGCCCAGTCCGTTGATCATGGTGGTGTGCGAGTCGGTGCCTACCACCGTGTCCGGGTACACGGTTCCCGTTGCCTCGTTCACGAAGCCCACCGAGGCCAGGAACTCCAGGTTGACCTGATGCACGATCCCGGTGTCCGGGGGCACCACGCGGAAGCTGTCGAACGCGGTCTGCCCCCAGCGCAGGAACTCATAGCGCTCCTGGTTGCGCTCGAACTCGAGCCGGGCATTGTCTTCGAAGGCGGTCTTCGAGCCGAAGAAGTCGGCCTGCACGCTGTGGTCGATGACCAGGTCTGCAGGCTGCAGCGGATTGATGCGCGCCGGGTCACCACCCATGCGGGCCACGGCGTCTCGCATCACGGCCAGATCGACCACGGCGGGCACGCCCGTGAAGTCTTGCATCAGCACGCGTGCCGGCGTGTAGTTGATCTCGGTCTCCTGTCTGGCGGCGGCGCTCCAGCGTGCGATGGCCTCGATGTCGGCCTTGCGCACCACGCGACCGTCTTCGGTGCGCAGCATGTTCTCGAGCAGCACGCGCATCGAGTATGGCAGGCGGCTGACGCTGTCGAAACCGCTGCTCTGCAGCGCGGGAAGCGACCAGTAGGTGAGGGTGCGGGTGCCGGACGTGATGGTGCGGCGGGTGCCGAACGAGTCGACGTTCTGCTCTTGTACCGTGGCTTTCGAACTCATGCGACGGTCTCCGATCAACGTGTTGGATGCAGGCGCGGCGGCGCGGGCGCGTGGAGCGCGGGCGTCATGGGCGGCGTCTGCGGGGCCGTATGCTTCTGCGTGGGTGTCAGATCGCCTGCCGCTGGCGTCGGGATGCGGCTATCGTGACGAACCCACACGGTCTCACGAGGGCTCTTGCCCGTATACACCCTGAAATGAGGGGCAGGGTGCCCCTGGTTGCCTTGAAACGAAGGGGGGGTTCTGCTAGGTTCACACGAGTGACTTCATGTCCGCAAGAAGTGGGGCGCCAGACGACTGTCGTGATGGAGCGAGCAGAGATTCTCGAGAGCCTGCGGGCGCGAGGGCAGGAGCAGAGCGAGCTCTTCGCGGCCGCGCGCGACGTGCGTCGACAGGCCTTTGGCGATCAGGCCTTTGTGCGTGGGGTCGTCGAGCTGACCAGCTACTGCCGCAAGGACTGCACCTACTGCGCCATGCGCCTGTCGAACCGCAAGCTCGAGCGCTTCCGTGCTTCTGCAGATGACGTGATGGCGGCGGCGGAGGCCATCGCCGAGGCCGGGATCAGCACCATCCTGCTGCAGGGCGGCGAAGACGTGCAGTCAGACAAGGTGCTCGACGCGGTCATTCCCCGCATCAAGGCCGAGCTCGGCCTGTTCATCATCCTCAATGTGGGCGAGCGCCGCAGAGAGCGCTTCGAGCAGTTCCGGGCGCTGGGGGCTGATTCGTACATCATGAAGTTCGAGAGCTCCGATCCGCTTCTCTACGAGCAGGCCACCCGCAGCGATCTCGCCGTTCGCCTGCAGAACCTGCGGTGGCTGCGCGAGCTGGGGTTTGTCGTGGGCACGGGCAACATCGTCGGGCTTCCCGGACAGACCCTCGAGAGCATTGCCGACGACCTGCTGACCGCGGCCGAGATGTCATCTGATTTTGTCAGCACGTCGCCGTTCATTCCCAACGGCGACACGCCCTGGGAGAACCAGCCCTCAGGGTGTCTCGAGACCGCGCTCAACGTCATCGCCGTGAGCCGCATCCTGCGTCCGAACGCACTCGTCCCTGCGGTCAGCGCGCTCGAGAAGGTCGAGGCGGGCGGTCAGCTGCGCGGGCTGCAGGCGGGGGCCAACGTCATCACCATCAACTTCACGCCGGACGCCCAGCGCTCGAAGTATCGCATCTACTCAGAGCGCCGCTTCACGGTATCGACCGAGCACGCGTTCCGGATCTTGCGTGAAGCGGGTCTTGCGCATCAGAGGCGCGGCCCGCTCACGCCGCCGAGGAGCGAAGAGCTTGCAGTATAGCCTGAACGAAGAATCGCGTTATCGCATCGAGATGTTCGACACCCTGCGCGAGCAGGGGCTCATCTGCCAGAGCGGCGAGTTCTACCCCTCGGTGCACTACCCGCCCATCACGATGTACAAGACGTCGACCGATGACGCGCTGCTCGCGTCGTATCAACCGCCTCACAACCGGCTCTTCTCGCTCTACGCGCACATCCCGTTCTGTCTCAAGGCCTGCGCGTTCTGTCACTACCCGGTCAAGTTCCTTTCCTCTGACCGCGAGATGGATGGGTATGTCGACACGATCATCGCGGAGCTCGATCTCTGGCGTTCGCGGTTGGGGGTCGAACGTCTCGCCACCCGTTCGATCTTGATCGGGGGCGGTACGCCCACATACCTGCGGCCCCAACTGTTCCGTCGGTTCTTCGAGCAGCTGACCGGGCGGCTCGACCTCTCGCGCAACACCCAGTTCACCGTCGATGTCGATCCGCTCACCTTGATCGGTGACGATGGCGTCGAACGACTCTCCATCATGCGCGAGTTCGGTGTCGACCGGCTCACCATGGGAATCCAGTCGCTCAACGATGAGACCCTGAAGCGCATGAACCGCCATCACGACGCAGCCCAGGCGCTCGCCGGCCTGCACGCGACGCACGCGGCGGGCTTCACCAACAACATCGAGTTCATCTTCGGCTATCCGGGAGACACCATCGAAGACTGGCAGGCGGTCATCGAGCAGGCGGTGCGGCTGCCGGTGGAAGAGATTCAGCTCTATCGCCTGAAGATGATTCCCTATGGCGATCGCACGGCCCCCATCTCGAAGAACTTCAAGGGCCTTCAGGCACGCCTCCCCGAAGTGCCTGAGGTCATCACGATGAAGGCGGTCGCGCATCAGATCTTGCAAGACAACGGGTTCAATCCGAACCTGACGCGGGTCTTCTCGAAAGAGGTGCGCCACTACTCCCACTATGCGGCCAACCAGTGCTGCCAGCTCTGGGATCAGATCGGCATCGGGCAGACGGCCTTCAGCAGCCTTCGTGATCGCTTCCTGCTCAACACCGATGACTTCAAGGAGTACTACGCGTCGGTCCGCGGCGGCCATCTGCCCGCAAACCGCGGGCTGGTGCGCACGCCAGAAGAGCAGGCCCGCTGGGCGGTCATCCTGCCGCTCAAGAACATGGCGGTGAGCAAGCGCACGTTCACGGCACGCACGGGAATGTCGCTCGACAGCCTCTTCCGCCCGAAGATCGAGCGTCTCAAGGCGCACGGCCTGCTGTTCGAGAACGCGCACACGCTGGGCCTCACGCCCATCGGGCGGTTCTTTGCCGACGAGATCTGCCAGCAGTTCGAGTCTACCCGGTACATCCCGTTTCCCCGCGAGGCCTACAGCGACGGGCCGCTCAACCCCTATCACGACCAGGACGAGCCGGACTCCTGGGGGCCTCCCGACAGCGATGGGCCACAGCCAGCGTTTGATGCCGGCCAACCGGACCTGGGCGTGGAAGCCCATGCACATTAGCCGCGTTCGGCGTTGAGGGCCGTCGTGGCGCTTCGTGCCCTGGTGGGAATCGCTTTGCTGCTCTGCTCGTTCCTGGGCGGGGTTGCCGGGCATCGCTGGTGGGTGCTGCAGCGGTACGTCGATGCGGGTGATCCGCGCGAGGCGCTCTACTTCTGGAACTACGATCCGCCACAGAGCCCGCCAAATGTCGCGCGCTCCGCACGGCTGCTGCGTGAGTATCTCGTCACGCGCGACGTGATGACGCTTCGCACGGCGCGCGAGGGCTTCGCCAGTGCGGTTGCGGGGGAGTGTCCCGGGTCTCGCGTGCCTGCACTCATGTGGCTGAGCGATTACTTCCTGACCCCGACCGACCTGCAGGCCCAGATGCTCGAGAACCCAGAGGGGGCTCGCATGTTGACGTGGCTGGCCTCGAAGGGCTTCGTCCCGCTGCGAGATCTTCTTACCGAGGTGGAGACCCGGCAGATCGATCTGCCGAGGCCGAACGGCATGAAACCCGATGTGGAGATCATGGC
It encodes the following:
- the hydE gene encoding [FeFe] hydrogenase H-cluster radical SAM maturase HydE, which encodes MERAEILESLRARGQEQSELFAAARDVRRQAFGDQAFVRGVVELTSYCRKDCTYCAMRLSNRKLERFRASADDVMAAAEAIAEAGISTILLQGGEDVQSDKVLDAVIPRIKAELGLFIILNVGERRRERFEQFRALGADSYIMKFESSDPLLYEQATRSDLAVRLQNLRWLRELGFVVGTGNIVGLPGQTLESIADDLLTAAEMSSDFVSTSPFIPNGDTPWENQPSGCLETALNVIAVSRILRPNALVPAVSALEKVEAGGQLRGLQAGANVITINFTPDAQRSKYRIYSERRFTVSTEHAFRILREAGLAHQRRGPLTPPRSEELAV
- a CDS encoding coproporphyrinogen III oxidase family protein, translated to MFDTLREQGLICQSGEFYPSVHYPPITMYKTSTDDALLASYQPPHNRLFSLYAHIPFCLKACAFCHYPVKFLSSDREMDGYVDTIIAELDLWRSRLGVERLATRSILIGGGTPTYLRPQLFRRFFEQLTGRLDLSRNTQFTVDVDPLTLIGDDGVERLSIMREFGVDRLTMGIQSLNDETLKRMNRHHDAAQALAGLHATHAAGFTNNIEFIFGYPGDTIEDWQAVIEQAVRLPVEEIQLYRLKMIPYGDRTAPISKNFKGLQARLPEVPEVITMKAVAHQILQDNGFNPNLTRVFSKEVRHYSHYAANQCCQLWDQIGIGQTAFSSLRDRFLLNTDDFKEYYASVRGGHLPANRGLVRTPEEQARWAVILPLKNMAVSKRTFTARTGMSLDSLFRPKIERLKAHGLLFENAHTLGLTPIGRFFADEICQQFESTRYIPFPREAYSDGPLNPYHDQDEPDSWGPPDSDGPQPAFDAGQPDLGVEAHAH
- the acnA gene encoding aconitate hydratase AcnA is translated as MSSKATVQEQNVDSFGTRRTITSGTRTLTYWSLPALQSSGFDSVSRLPYSMRVLLENMLRTEDGRVVRKADIEAIARWSAAARQETEINYTPARVLMQDFTGVPAVVDLAVMRDAVARMGGDPARINPLQPADLVIDHSVQADFFGSKTAFEDNARLEFERNQERYEFLRWGQTAFDSFRVVPPDTGIVHQVNLEFLASVGFVNEATGTVYPDTVVGTDSHTTMINGLGVVGWGVGGIEAEAVMLGQPITMVIPQVVGFKLTGRLKPGATATDLVLTVTQMLRKKGVVGKFVEFHGDGISGLSVADRATIANMAPEYGATIGFFPVDDETLAFLRFTGRREEHVKLVEDYYKAQGLFHTADSPEPVFSDTLELDLSTVEVSLAGPKRPQDRVTLGNARQSFREALSGLVDLPGKSGADSDAIARWAAGGASTAPMAEALGPNAPVTVDGRTAEIGHGAVVITAITSCTNTSNPSVMIAAGLLAKKAVARGLTSKPWVKPTLSPGSKVVTEYLEAAGLLEPLEALRFHLAGYGCMTCIGNSGPLPEAVAKAVDDHKLVVCSVLSGNRNFEGRVNPHVKANYLASPPLVVAYALAGTMELNLETDPLGIGADGKPVMLSEIWPTNEEITEALRSLQPGMFSKTYADVFAGEALWQKIRTPEGNRFSWDADSTYVRPAPFFDDMPPEPAPLSDVLGARCLAVLGDSVTTDHISPAGNIAKNSPAAKYLTDHGVSPKDFNSYGARRGNHEVMMRGTFANIRLRNLMAPGTEGPITLHQPDGEQMFIYDASVKYAAENVPLVVLAGSEYGTGSSRDWAAKGPRLLGVKVVIAKSFERIHRSNLIGMGILPLQFEEGKDASTLGLTGAERFDIGGIAEGLTPGKKITVKATSADGSTKAFTTVARVDTLNEVDYYRHGGILHYVLRNLVRNT